In Nocardioides cavernae, a single genomic region encodes these proteins:
- a CDS encoding NADPH-dependent 2,4-dienoyl-CoA reductase, whose translation MTHPRYPHLLEPITLGTGPDALMLRNRVVMGSMHTGLEDHPWDIDKLAAFFEERARGGVGLIITGGYAPTKRGWLKPFASEMTNRLHAKRHERITGAVHDAGGAIALQVLHAGRYGYHPLSQSASDKKSPITPFKPSAMSSKEVDHTATAFAKSVALARKAGYDAVEIMGSEGYLINQFLAARTNDRDDQWGGSPARRMHFAVEVVRRSRELVGPDFPIVYRISLLDLVEGGQTWEETAELALHLQAAGVTVFNTGIGWHEARVPTIITQVPRGAWRSHTARLKEIVDVPVCASNRINTPELAEDILAAGEADLVSMARPLLADAAFVAKAMDERADEINTCIACNQACLDHVFSNERASCLVNPRACHETELVLMPTLRKQTVAVVGAGPAGLAAATSAAERGFAVTLFEKSPELGGQFRLAMAVPGKEDFADTLRYFTRRLEVLGVDVRLATAATADDLAGFDQVVVATGVTPRLPEIAGIDHPTVASYADVLSGAVVPGKRVAVIGAGGIGVDVSVFLTHEEEDLDDWMAHWGVGDPALHEGGLTEAKPRTPAREVTLVQRKTTPIGIGLGKTSGWAHRAVLKQSRVTLVSGATYDRIDDAGLHVTVDGATRVIEADTIVVCAGQDSVRDLYDGLGREAHLIGGADVAAELDAKRAIKQGTEVVAGL comes from the coding sequence ATGACGCACCCCCGCTACCCCCACCTGCTCGAGCCGATCACCCTCGGCACCGGTCCGGACGCGCTGATGCTCCGCAACCGCGTCGTCATGGGCTCGATGCACACCGGGCTCGAGGACCACCCGTGGGACATCGACAAGCTCGCGGCGTTCTTCGAGGAGCGGGCGCGCGGGGGCGTCGGCCTGATCATCACCGGCGGCTACGCGCCGACCAAGCGCGGCTGGCTCAAGCCGTTCGCGTCGGAGATGACCAACCGCCTCCACGCCAAGCGGCACGAGCGGATCACCGGCGCCGTCCACGACGCGGGCGGCGCGATCGCGCTGCAGGTCCTGCACGCCGGCCGCTACGGCTACCACCCGCTGTCGCAGAGCGCGTCGGACAAGAAGTCGCCGATCACGCCCTTCAAGCCGAGCGCCATGTCGAGCAAGGAGGTCGACCACACCGCGACCGCCTTCGCCAAGAGCGTCGCGCTCGCCCGCAAGGCCGGCTACGACGCGGTCGAGATCATGGGCTCCGAGGGCTACCTCATCAACCAGTTCCTCGCCGCGCGCACCAACGACCGCGACGACCAGTGGGGCGGCTCGCCCGCGCGCCGCATGCACTTCGCCGTCGAGGTCGTACGCCGCTCGCGTGAGCTGGTCGGCCCGGACTTCCCGATCGTCTACCGGATCTCCCTGCTCGACCTCGTCGAGGGCGGGCAGACCTGGGAGGAGACCGCCGAGCTCGCGCTGCACCTGCAGGCCGCCGGCGTCACCGTCTTCAACACCGGCATCGGCTGGCACGAGGCACGGGTGCCGACGATCATCACGCAGGTGCCGCGCGGCGCCTGGCGCTCCCACACCGCGCGCCTCAAGGAGATCGTCGACGTCCCCGTCTGCGCCTCCAACCGGATCAACACCCCCGAGCTGGCCGAGGACATCCTCGCCGCCGGCGAGGCCGACCTCGTCTCGATGGCGCGGCCGTTGCTGGCCGACGCGGCCTTCGTCGCGAAGGCGATGGACGAGCGCGCCGACGAGATCAACACCTGCATCGCCTGCAACCAGGCCTGCCTCGACCACGTCTTCAGCAACGAGCGCGCCTCCTGCCTGGTCAACCCGCGCGCCTGCCACGAGACCGAGCTCGTGCTGATGCCCACGCTCCGCAAGCAGACCGTCGCGGTGGTCGGAGCCGGCCCGGCCGGCCTCGCCGCCGCCACGTCGGCGGCCGAGCGCGGCTTCGCGGTGACGCTCTTCGAGAAGTCACCCGAGCTCGGCGGCCAGTTCCGCCTCGCGATGGCGGTCCCCGGCAAGGAGGACTTCGCCGACACGCTGCGCTACTTCACCCGTCGCCTCGAGGTCCTCGGCGTCGACGTACGCCTCGCGACGGCCGCGACCGCCGACGACCTCGCCGGCTTCGACCAGGTGGTCGTCGCGACCGGCGTCACCCCGCGACTCCCGGAAATCGCCGGAATCGACCACCCGACCGTGGCGTCGTACGCCGACGTGCTGAGCGGCGCGGTGGTCCCGGGCAAGCGGGTCGCGGTGATCGGCGCGGGCGGCATCGGCGTCGACGTGAGCGTCTTCCTCACCCACGAGGAGGAGGACCTCGACGACTGGATGGCCCACTGGGGCGTCGGCGACCCGGCACTCCACGAGGGCGGTCTCACCGAGGCCAAGCCGCGCACGCCCGCCCGCGAGGTGACGCTGGTGCAGCGCAAGACCACGCCCATCGGCATCGGGCTCGGCAAGACCTCCGGCTGGGCGCACCGCGCGGTGCTCAAGCAGTCCCGGGTGACCCTGGTCAGCGGCGCGACGTACGACCGCATCGACGACGCGGGCCTCCACGTCACCGTCGACGGCGCCACGCGCGTGATCGAGGCCGACACGATCGTCGTGTGCGCCGGCCAGGACTCCGTGCGCGACCTCTACGACGGCCTCGGCCGCGAGGCGCACCTCATCGGCGGTGCCGACGTCGCCGCCGAGCTCGACGCCAAGCGCGCGATCAAGCAGGGCACGGAGGTCGTCGCGGGGCTGTGA
- a CDS encoding ABC transporter substrate-binding protein codes for MKTSKTRRYRLASSALVALTLATTAAACGGGDDDGTTADGVTTITVATFNEFGYEGLIDEWNAANDDIKIEQVKVGTWDDAKANLYTKLAAGSGLSDIEAIEGDAMPAILAEEGAFEDLTDDEVDGRWLPWVEEKTLNADGQMIGYATDIGPEGICYRSDLFEKAGLPTDREEVAGLMGTWDDYFALGEEFIKKVPDTAWYDSSGGLAQAMLNQVENPFETDDNTVEVENDELEAVWADVTGNIEKGLSTKLPQWSDDWTASFQNDGFATMACPGWMLGVVEGNAEGVKGWDIANVFPGGGGNWGGSFLTVPAQGENIEEAKEVAAWLTAPEQQVKAFAAKGTFPSQVEALESGEVTSATNAFFNDAPTGEILAERAQAVTVQPYKGPKYSDILQAFQAAVLRVDDGSQDAAQSWDQFLTDVEALG; via the coding sequence GTGAAGACATCGAAGACCCGGCGATACCGACTCGCCTCGAGCGCGTTGGTGGCGCTCACCCTCGCGACGACCGCGGCCGCGTGCGGCGGCGGTGACGACGACGGGACGACCGCAGACGGCGTCACCACGATCACCGTGGCGACGTTCAACGAGTTCGGCTACGAGGGACTCATCGACGAGTGGAACGCCGCCAACGACGACATCAAGATCGAGCAGGTCAAGGTCGGCACGTGGGACGACGCGAAGGCCAACCTCTACACCAAGCTCGCGGCAGGCTCCGGCCTGTCGGACATCGAGGCGATCGAGGGTGACGCAATGCCCGCGATCCTCGCCGAGGAAGGTGCCTTCGAGGACCTCACCGACGACGAGGTCGACGGCCGCTGGCTTCCGTGGGTCGAGGAGAAGACCCTCAACGCCGACGGCCAGATGATCGGCTACGCCACCGACATCGGCCCGGAGGGCATCTGCTACCGGTCCGACCTGTTCGAGAAGGCCGGCCTTCCCACCGACCGCGAGGAGGTCGCGGGGCTCATGGGCACCTGGGACGACTACTTCGCCCTCGGCGAGGAGTTCATCAAGAAGGTCCCCGACACCGCGTGGTACGACTCGTCCGGCGGGCTTGCGCAGGCCATGCTCAACCAGGTCGAGAACCCCTTCGAGACCGACGACAACACGGTCGAGGTGGAGAACGACGAGCTCGAGGCCGTCTGGGCCGACGTCACCGGCAACATCGAGAAGGGCCTGTCCACCAAGCTCCCGCAGTGGAGCGACGACTGGACCGCCTCGTTCCAGAACGACGGCTTCGCCACCATGGCGTGCCCGGGCTGGATGCTCGGCGTCGTCGAGGGCAACGCCGAGGGCGTGAAGGGCTGGGACATCGCCAACGTCTTCCCCGGCGGCGGCGGCAACTGGGGAGGCTCGTTCCTCACCGTCCCGGCCCAGGGCGAGAACATCGAGGAGGCCAAGGAGGTCGCTGCCTGGCTGACCGCGCCGGAGCAGCAGGTCAAGGCGTTCGCCGCCAAGGGCACCTTCCCCAGTCAGGTCGAGGCCCTGGAGTCGGGCGAGGTGACCAGCGCGACGAACGCGTTCTTCAACGATGCGCCCACCGGTGAGATCCTCGCGGAGCGCGCCCAGGCGGTGACGGTGCAGCCTTACAAGGGCCCGAAGTACTCCGACATCCTCCAGGCCTTCCAGGCCGCGGTCCTTCGCGTCGACGACGGATCCCAGGACGCTGCCCAGTCGTGGGACCAGTTCCTGACCGACGTCGAAGCGCTCGGCTGA
- a CDS encoding glutamine amidotransferase, producing MRPFLFLGTRAEDDIAQQEYDAVLAGCGLRSDELVRVRLEAGPLGEVDLDDWSGIILGGGPYNMSDPEDAKSPAQRRAEAELEALAARVVAADVPFLGACYGIGVLGTLFGGVVDRTFGEPICALPVRLTDAGRDDPLFGMLPAEFTAYLGHKEAVARLPDGAVLLASTDTCPVHAFRIGRNVYATQFHPELDAVAICDRIDAYSAHGYYEPHEQEHLKTAAREAMVTEPVRLLGRFVELYARESA from the coding sequence GTGAGGCCCTTCCTCTTCCTCGGCACCCGCGCCGAGGACGACATCGCCCAGCAGGAGTACGACGCCGTGCTCGCCGGCTGCGGCCTGCGGTCCGACGAGCTGGTGCGCGTCCGCCTCGAGGCAGGACCGCTCGGGGAGGTGGACCTCGACGACTGGTCCGGGATCATCCTCGGCGGCGGGCCCTACAACATGTCGGACCCGGAGGACGCGAAGTCTCCGGCGCAGCGCCGGGCCGAGGCCGAGCTCGAGGCCCTCGCGGCACGGGTGGTCGCGGCGGACGTCCCGTTCCTCGGCGCCTGCTACGGCATCGGCGTGCTCGGCACCTTGTTCGGCGGTGTCGTCGACCGGACCTTCGGCGAGCCCATCTGCGCGCTGCCCGTCCGGCTCACCGACGCGGGGCGGGACGACCCGCTCTTCGGCATGCTGCCGGCCGAGTTCACGGCCTACCTCGGCCACAAGGAGGCGGTCGCGCGGCTACCCGATGGCGCGGTGCTGCTCGCCTCCACCGACACCTGCCCGGTCCACGCCTTCCGGATCGGCCGCAACGTCTACGCCACCCAGTTCCACCCCGAGCTCGACGCCGTCGCGATCTGCGACCGGATCGACGCCTACAGCGCCCACGGCTACTACGAGCCGCACGAGCAGGAGCACCTCAAGACCGCCGCCCGCGAGGCGATGGTGACCGAGCCGGTGCGGCTGCTCGGCCGCTTCGTGGAGCTGTACGCGCGGGAGTCAGCATGA
- a CDS encoding CaiB/BaiF CoA transferase family protein, producing MTYELGQGTGPLRGVRVVEVAGIGPGPHACMLLADLGADVVRIDRPGGGMFASGRADVLNRGRPSVALDLKRPEAIGAVLDLVERADVLVEGMRPGAMERLGLGPDACHARNERLVIGRMTGWGQGGPWSQAAGHDMNYIGITGALHGLGQDRDRPHFPGNLLGDFGGGSTYLVIGILAALLEARTSGRGQVVDAAIVDGTAHLNAMASTFAALGLDTGTRRSGLLDGGTPWYDVYETADGRHVSVGALEPQFWAALVERVGVELPDRDDPANHATIRGALIRRFKERTQAEWAEVFDGTDACVAPVVPLAEAPAHPHLAARGTFVERDGVTQPAPAPRFSRTASTISSPPALPGEHTREALAAWGIADVDGLIACGAAVQA from the coding sequence ATGACGTACGAGCTGGGGCAGGGGACCGGGCCGCTGCGGGGCGTGCGGGTGGTCGAGGTGGCGGGTATCGGCCCGGGGCCGCACGCGTGCATGCTGCTGGCCGACCTCGGCGCCGACGTGGTGCGGATCGACCGGCCGGGCGGCGGGATGTTCGCCAGCGGGCGGGCCGACGTGCTCAACCGCGGCCGGCCGAGCGTCGCGCTCGACCTCAAGCGACCGGAGGCGATCGGGGCCGTGCTCGACCTCGTCGAGCGGGCCGACGTCCTCGTCGAGGGGATGCGTCCCGGGGCGATGGAGCGGCTCGGGCTCGGGCCGGACGCCTGCCACGCCCGCAACGAACGCCTGGTCATCGGCCGGATGACCGGCTGGGGCCAGGGCGGGCCGTGGAGCCAGGCCGCGGGCCACGACATGAACTACATCGGGATCACCGGCGCCCTCCACGGCCTCGGCCAGGACCGCGACCGGCCGCACTTCCCGGGCAACCTCCTCGGCGACTTCGGCGGCGGCTCGACCTACCTCGTCATCGGCATCCTCGCCGCGCTCCTCGAGGCGCGCACGAGCGGAAGGGGCCAGGTCGTCGACGCCGCCATCGTCGACGGCACGGCCCACCTCAACGCGATGGCCTCGACCTTCGCCGCCCTCGGCCTCGACACCGGCACCCGCCGCTCGGGGCTGCTCGACGGCGGCACGCCCTGGTACGACGTCTACGAGACCGCCGACGGCCGGCACGTGAGCGTCGGGGCGCTCGAGCCGCAGTTCTGGGCCGCGCTCGTCGAGCGCGTCGGCGTCGAGCTGCCCGACCGCGACGACCCGGCCAACCACGCCACCATCCGCGGCGCCCTGATCAGGCGGTTCAAGGAGAGGACGCAGGCCGAGTGGGCCGAGGTCTTCGACGGCACGGACGCCTGCGTCGCGCCCGTCGTACCCCTCGCCGAGGCGCCCGCCCACCCGCACCTCGCGGCGCGCGGCACCTTCGTCGAGCGCGACGGCGTCACCCAGCCGGCGCCCGCGCCGCGCTTCTCGCGGACCGCGTCCACCATCAGCAGCCCGCCCGCGCTGCCGGGGGAGCACACCCGCGAGGCGCTCGCCGCCTGGGGCATCGCCGATGTCGACGGCCTGATCGCCTGCGGGGCGGCGGTGCAGGCGTGA
- a CDS encoding flavin-containing monooxygenase has protein sequence MTTAEHVDVLIIGAGLSGIGAAAHLAKDLPATSYAVLERREVSGGTWDLFRYPGVRSDSDMHTLGYRFRPWRGDTALADGASILDYLRDTAREYGVDQHVRYGHRVAAADWDSSTARWTVTSEVGGERRTMTADFLWACSGYYDYDAGYTPHFQGQERFGGQVVHPQHWPDDLDLAGKRIVVIGSGATAVTLVPALAAGGAAHVTMLQRSPTYVLPVPARDAVKGRLTRLVGEEWSFVATRWKNIALQSALYRVSRRRPDLVRRLVRRTNVAQLPPGYAVDTHFNPSYDPWDQRMCLVPDGDLFRAIRRGRADVVTDRIATFTETGLELESGERLEADVVVTATGLNLQVFGGAELSVDGERVEPSRTMAYRAMMLSGVPNFAFTIGYTNASWTLKADLVGEYVVRLLERLRSTGTRSVVPVRDPEVEEVPLMDFDAGYVQRVVHTLPRQGTRAPWSLRQNYLHDARTIRRARLDDGVLRWS, from the coding sequence ATGACGACTGCCGAGCACGTCGACGTGCTGATCATCGGAGCCGGCCTGTCGGGCATCGGCGCGGCGGCCCACCTCGCCAAGGACCTGCCCGCGACGTCGTACGCCGTCCTGGAGCGGCGCGAGGTCAGCGGCGGGACGTGGGACCTGTTCCGCTACCCGGGCGTGCGCTCCGACTCCGACATGCACACGCTCGGCTACCGGTTCCGGCCGTGGCGCGGCGACACCGCCCTGGCCGACGGCGCCTCGATCCTCGACTACCTCCGCGACACGGCGCGCGAGTACGGCGTGGACCAGCACGTCCGCTACGGCCACCGCGTCGCCGCGGCCGACTGGGACTCGAGCACCGCGCGGTGGACGGTGACGTCCGAGGTCGGCGGGGAGCGGCGCACGATGACCGCCGACTTCCTGTGGGCCTGCAGCGGCTACTACGACTACGACGCGGGCTACACGCCGCACTTCCAGGGCCAGGAGCGCTTCGGCGGCCAGGTGGTCCACCCGCAGCACTGGCCCGACGACCTCGACCTCGCGGGGAAGCGCATCGTCGTCATCGGCTCGGGCGCGACCGCGGTCACGCTCGTGCCCGCCCTCGCCGCGGGCGGCGCCGCGCACGTCACGATGCTGCAGCGCTCACCGACGTACGTCCTCCCGGTGCCGGCCAGGGACGCGGTGAAGGGTCGGCTGACGCGGCTCGTCGGCGAGGAGTGGTCGTTCGTGGCGACGCGGTGGAAGAACATCGCGCTGCAGTCCGCGCTCTACCGCGTGAGCCGGCGGCGCCCGGACCTCGTGCGCCGCCTCGTCCGCAGGACGAACGTCGCCCAGCTCCCGCCCGGCTACGCGGTCGACACCCACTTCAACCCGAGCTACGACCCGTGGGACCAGCGGATGTGCCTGGTGCCGGACGGCGACCTGTTCCGGGCCATCAGGCGCGGCCGGGCCGACGTGGTGACCGACCGCATCGCCACCTTCACCGAGACCGGCCTCGAGCTCGAGTCGGGGGAGCGGCTCGAGGCCGACGTCGTCGTCACCGCGACCGGCCTCAACCTGCAGGTGTTCGGCGGCGCAGAGCTGAGCGTGGACGGCGAGCGGGTCGAGCCGAGCCGGACCATGGCCTACCGCGCGATGATGCTCTCGGGCGTGCCCAACTTCGCCTTCACGATCGGCTACACCAACGCCTCGTGGACGCTCAAGGCCGACCTCGTCGGGGAGTACGTCGTCCGGCTGCTGGAGCGGCTGCGGTCGACCGGCACCCGATCGGTCGTCCCGGTGCGCGACCCGGAGGTCGAGGAGGTGCCGCTGATGGACTTCGACGCCGGCTACGTGCAGCGGGTCGTCCACACGCTTCCCCGGCAGGGCACGCGGGCCCCGTGGTCGCTCAGGCAGAACTACCTCCACGACGCCCGGACCATCCGGCGGGCGCGGCTCGACGACGGGGTGCTGCGGTGGTCGTGA
- a CDS encoding carbohydrate ABC transporter permease translates to MSNSTTSRGGGTQTVSSPREGSPSASGPTGRAPRPEWRQRLTRLDVRLSPYLYISPFFLLFLVVGMFPLGYTAWVSVHDWSLIGGKGEFVGLDNFREVLGNPYFTKQLVNTISIFLLSSVPQIVIAVVLAALLDNQLRGRTLWRMSILLPFVVSPVAVAIIFGSLYGDRYGLINELLGYVGIDPIGWHTERWASHVAIATMVNWRWTGYNALICLAAMQAVPRELYEAAAIDGAGRVRQFVSITLPMIRPTMIFVVITSTIGGLQIFAEPRLFDETNARNGGSDRQFGTITMLIYDFGWQLRDLGRASATAWLLFVVICAFGIANFLLIRRIGALGGDR, encoded by the coding sequence GTGAGCAACTCCACCACCTCCCGGGGCGGAGGCACCCAGACGGTGTCCTCGCCCCGGGAGGGCTCCCCCTCCGCGTCCGGACCCACCGGACGAGCGCCCCGACCCGAGTGGCGCCAACGACTGACCCGGCTCGACGTCCGGCTCTCGCCGTACCTCTACATCTCGCCCTTCTTCCTGCTCTTCCTGGTGGTCGGGATGTTCCCGCTGGGCTACACGGCGTGGGTGTCGGTGCACGACTGGAGCCTGATCGGCGGCAAGGGCGAGTTCGTCGGCCTCGACAACTTCCGCGAGGTCCTCGGCAACCCCTACTTCACCAAGCAGCTGGTCAACACGATCAGCATCTTCCTGCTCTCCTCCGTGCCGCAGATCGTCATCGCCGTGGTGCTGGCGGCGCTGCTCGACAACCAGCTCCGCGGCCGCACGCTCTGGCGGATGAGCATCCTGCTGCCGTTCGTCGTCTCCCCGGTCGCCGTCGCGATCATCTTCGGCAGCCTGTACGGCGACCGCTACGGCCTCATCAACGAGCTGCTCGGGTACGTCGGCATCGACCCCATCGGCTGGCACACCGAGCGGTGGGCCAGCCACGTCGCTATTGCGACCATGGTGAACTGGCGCTGGACCGGCTACAACGCCCTCATCTGCCTCGCCGCCATGCAGGCGGTGCCGCGCGAGCTCTACGAGGCGGCGGCGATCGACGGCGCCGGCCGGGTGCGGCAGTTCGTCAGCATCACGCTGCCGATGATCCGCCCGACGATGATCTTCGTCGTCATCACCTCCACGATCGGCGGCCTCCAGATCTTCGCCGAGCCCCGGCTCTTCGACGAGACCAACGCACGCAACGGCGGCAGCGATCGCCAGTTCGGCACCATCACCATGCTGATCTACGACTTCGGCTGGCAGCTGCGCGACCTGGGCCGGGCCTCGGCCACGGCCTGGCTGCTCTTCGTCGTGATCTGCGCCTTCGGCATCGCCAACTTCCTGCTCATCCGCAGGATCGGAGCCTTGGGAGGAGACCGATGA
- a CDS encoding PadR family transcriptional regulator produces the protein MALEHALLVALSERPASGLELTRRFERSLGFFWHATHQQIYRVLARMEADGWVGVEVVEQEGRPDKRVHTPSTEGRRVLAEWLATPMPMETFRSELAVKLRGASYGDRAALASNLLAARADHATRLAHYEELEREQFPDPADLDGAGLDQWLVLRGGIRLERFWIDWITDYLHAHAKD, from the coding sequence ATGGCCCTCGAGCACGCCCTCCTCGTCGCGCTCAGCGAGCGCCCGGCGAGCGGGCTCGAGCTGACCCGGCGGTTCGAGAGGTCGCTGGGGTTCTTCTGGCACGCCACCCACCAGCAGATCTACCGCGTGCTGGCGCGGATGGAGGCCGACGGCTGGGTGGGCGTCGAGGTCGTCGAGCAGGAGGGCCGGCCCGACAAGCGGGTCCACACACCGTCGACCGAGGGGCGGCGGGTGCTGGCCGAGTGGCTGGCCACGCCGATGCCGATGGAGACGTTCCGCAGCGAGCTGGCGGTCAAGCTGCGCGGGGCGTCGTACGGCGACCGCGCCGCGCTGGCCTCCAACCTCCTGGCCGCCCGGGCCGACCACGCCACCCGGCTCGCGCACTACGAGGAGCTCGAGCGCGAGCAGTTCCCCGACCCGGCCGACCTCGACGGCGCCGGGCTCGACCAGTGGCTGGTGCTGCGCGGCGGCATCCGCCTCGAACGCTTCTGGATCGACTGGATCACCGACTACCTGCACGCCCACGCGAAGGACTGA